The proteins below come from a single Corynebacterium glyciniphilum AJ 3170 genomic window:
- the paaZ gene encoding phenylacetic acid degradation bifunctional protein PaaZ: protein MTASAPAQTDVTTLPSYIADQWVTPDPSAPGAHITTIADASTGAVTAQTVTDGPSCPIDSAAAVEHARSVGQRHLRELTTHERALILKNLALYLNERRDGLYQLSFATGTTSRDNLIDIDGGIGTLFAFSSKGRRELPNTNVIPDGAVEILSRDGSFVAQHIYTAIPGVAAQINAFNFPVWGMLEKFAPAFVAGVPSIVKPATQTAPVAVDCVRLMIESGLLPAGSLQIIAGAGRDLIDHLDERDHLAFTGSADTARLLRSSEAVQNRGLRFSAEADSLNAAILAPDATPDTPEFDAYIRILFGEMTAKAGQKCTAVRRAIVPSTLVDTVVDALAAKISDKVVLGDPREDGTTMGPLVSTAQQADVAAAVQTLVDAGATVRHGGGVPDGIDGGAFFSPTILSVDDARTPAVHDTEAFGPVVTVIGYDDRLTGDIADAIELANLGRGSLVASLVTNDMQTAATVSRGIAPLHGRLHLVNRQDAKTSTGHGSPLPVLVHGGPGRAGGGEELGGVRGIKHFMQRTAVQGSPDHLTAVTGEWVRGAAAHTVTRQAIDAGTGIHPFRKSLADLRIGDQLVSEPRTVTLDDIQYFADTTGDTFYAHTDEAAATANPFFPRRVAHGYLLVSWAAGLFVEPDPGPVLANYGLENLRFITPVSYDDTIRVTLTAKRITPRVTDDYGEVCWDALITNQNDDIVATYDVLTLVEKEDTTYATWGK from the coding sequence GTGACTGCTTCCGCACCTGCACAGACCGACGTCACCACCCTTCCCAGCTACATCGCCGACCAATGGGTCACCCCTGACCCGTCAGCCCCCGGCGCGCACATCACGACCATTGCCGACGCCTCGACCGGCGCAGTCACCGCGCAGACCGTCACCGACGGTCCCAGCTGCCCCATTGACAGCGCCGCTGCCGTTGAGCACGCCCGGAGCGTCGGGCAACGACACCTTCGCGAGCTCACCACCCATGAACGGGCGCTTATCCTCAAGAATCTCGCACTGTACCTCAACGAGCGACGGGACGGCCTCTACCAACTGTCCTTCGCCACCGGAACGACCAGCCGCGACAATCTCATCGACATCGACGGCGGCATCGGGACGCTCTTCGCCTTCTCATCGAAGGGACGCCGCGAACTCCCCAACACCAACGTCATTCCCGACGGCGCCGTCGAAATACTGAGCAGAGACGGCAGCTTCGTCGCCCAGCACATCTACACCGCGATACCGGGCGTGGCTGCACAGATCAACGCCTTCAATTTCCCTGTCTGGGGAATGCTCGAGAAGTTCGCCCCGGCATTCGTCGCCGGAGTGCCGTCCATCGTCAAACCAGCCACCCAGACGGCGCCCGTCGCGGTCGACTGTGTCCGGCTCATGATCGAATCCGGTCTCCTACCCGCTGGTTCGCTCCAGATCATTGCCGGCGCAGGCCGAGACCTCATTGACCACCTCGACGAGCGGGACCACCTCGCCTTCACCGGGTCCGCCGACACCGCCCGCCTTCTGCGTAGCTCCGAGGCCGTCCAGAACCGTGGTCTGCGTTTCTCCGCCGAGGCCGACTCCCTCAACGCCGCGATCCTCGCCCCGGACGCCACACCGGACACCCCGGAGTTCGACGCCTACATCAGGATCCTGTTCGGCGAGATGACCGCGAAGGCCGGACAGAAGTGCACCGCCGTCCGACGCGCGATCGTGCCGTCGACACTCGTGGACACCGTCGTCGACGCACTCGCGGCAAAGATCAGTGACAAGGTCGTCCTCGGCGACCCCCGCGAGGACGGCACCACGATGGGGCCTCTGGTCTCCACTGCTCAGCAAGCCGACGTCGCTGCCGCAGTCCAGACCCTGGTCGATGCCGGTGCGACCGTGCGACACGGTGGCGGAGTCCCGGACGGAATCGACGGAGGCGCCTTCTTCTCTCCCACGATCCTGTCCGTAGACGACGCTCGGACGCCCGCCGTCCACGACACCGAGGCCTTCGGCCCCGTGGTCACCGTCATCGGTTACGACGACAGGCTCACCGGAGACATAGCTGACGCGATCGAACTAGCCAACCTCGGCCGCGGCTCGCTGGTAGCGTCCCTCGTCACCAATGACATGCAGACTGCCGCCACCGTGTCACGCGGCATCGCTCCCCTGCACGGACGCCTCCACCTTGTCAACAGGCAGGACGCGAAAACCTCCACCGGTCACGGCTCGCCACTGCCCGTCCTGGTCCACGGCGGTCCCGGACGCGCCGGCGGCGGCGAAGAGCTCGGTGGTGTCCGCGGCATCAAGCACTTCATGCAACGTACCGCAGTGCAGGGTTCCCCCGACCATCTCACCGCGGTCACCGGTGAATGGGTCCGCGGTGCTGCCGCGCACACTGTCACACGGCAGGCCATCGATGCAGGCACCGGCATCCATCCTTTCCGGAAATCACTGGCAGACCTACGGATCGGTGATCAGCTGGTCTCCGAACCACGGACGGTGACGCTGGACGACATCCAGTACTTCGCCGACACCACCGGCGACACCTTCTACGCCCACACCGACGAAGCTGCGGCTACCGCGAACCCGTTCTTCCCCCGTCGGGTCGCCCACGGGTACCTGCTCGTCAGCTGGGCCGCGGGTCTTTTCGTCGAGCCGGATCCCGGGCCGGTCCTCGCCAATTACGGGCTCGAGAATCTTCGCTTCATCACGCCCGTCAGCTACGACGACACCATCCGCGTCACGCTGACGGCAAAGCGCATCACCCCGCGCGTCACCGACGACTACGGGGAGGTCTGTTGGGATGCCCTGATCACCAATCAGAACGATGACATCGTCGCCACCTACGACGTATTGACCCTCGTGGAGAAGGAAGACACCACCTACGCGACCTGGGGAAAATGA
- the paaK gene encoding phenylacetate--CoA ligase PaaK, translating to MTALITNRVAGGGPELDIEYASRDEITALQINRAKATLRHVYYNVPHYRKAFTDLGVHPDDFREMADLAKFPMTEKEDLRQNYPFGMFAVPQEQIARVHASSGTTGRPTVVGYTHKDIETWSELVARSLRAGGMRPGDKIQVAFGYGLFTGGLGVHYGVEKLGATAIPTSGGMTERQVQIIQDFEPDGIMCTPSYMLNIVDRMMKEGIDPSGTSIRAGIFGAEPWTAGMRDELENVMGITATDIYGLSEVMGPGVAQECVETRDGLTIWEDHFYPEIVDPETGEQLPDGQVGELVITSLTKEAFPVIRYRTHDLTRLLPGTARSMRRIDKILARNDDMIILRGVNCFPSQFEEIITEHTDLRPRYQCVLDRKGRMDTLTIKVEAVDGLSDGHRDDAAAWLTREIKNRIGISTAVEVLRELDTGEGKAKRLVDNRPKE from the coding sequence ATGACTGCGCTGATCACGAACCGCGTCGCCGGCGGCGGCCCGGAACTGGACATCGAATACGCCTCACGTGACGAGATCACGGCACTGCAGATCAACCGGGCGAAGGCCACGCTGCGACACGTGTACTACAACGTGCCTCATTACCGGAAGGCCTTCACCGACCTTGGTGTTCACCCGGATGACTTCCGGGAGATGGCGGACCTGGCGAAGTTCCCGATGACTGAAAAGGAGGACCTCCGACAGAACTACCCCTTCGGTATGTTCGCCGTACCCCAGGAACAGATCGCGCGCGTCCATGCCTCGTCCGGGACGACGGGACGCCCCACTGTTGTCGGGTATACCCACAAGGACATCGAGACGTGGTCGGAACTGGTGGCCAGGTCGCTCCGCGCTGGTGGAATGCGCCCCGGCGACAAGATCCAGGTCGCCTTCGGCTACGGTCTGTTCACCGGTGGGCTCGGCGTGCACTACGGAGTCGAGAAGCTCGGTGCCACCGCTATCCCCACCTCCGGGGGGATGACGGAACGCCAGGTCCAGATCATTCAGGACTTTGAGCCCGACGGCATCATGTGCACGCCGTCGTACATGCTCAATATCGTTGACCGGATGATGAAGGAAGGCATTGACCCCTCGGGGACCTCTATCCGTGCCGGGATCTTCGGGGCAGAACCCTGGACAGCGGGCATGCGTGACGAGCTGGAGAACGTCATGGGTATCACCGCCACCGACATCTACGGCCTGTCTGAAGTGATGGGGCCTGGGGTTGCCCAGGAGTGTGTCGAGACCCGGGACGGTTTGACGATCTGGGAGGACCACTTCTACCCGGAGATCGTTGACCCGGAGACTGGAGAGCAGTTGCCGGACGGCCAGGTAGGGGAGCTGGTGATCACCTCACTGACCAAGGAGGCGTTCCCCGTCATTCGTTACCGCACCCACGACCTCACCAGATTGTTGCCCGGGACGGCTCGGTCGATGCGCCGGATCGACAAGATCCTCGCCCGGAACGATGACATGATCATCCTGCGGGGAGTCAACTGCTTCCCCTCCCAGTTCGAGGAGATCATCACTGAACATACGGATCTGCGTCCGCGCTACCAGTGCGTTCTCGATAGGAAGGGGAGGATGGACACGTTGACGATCAAGGTCGAAGCCGTCGACGGGCTCAGTGACGGTCACCGTGACGACGCTGCCGCCTGGCTGACCCGTGAGATCAAAAACCGTATCGGAATCTCGACCGCGGTCGAGGTCCTCCGGGAGCTTGACACTGGTGAGGGCAAGGCAAAGCGACTGGTCGACAACCGGCCGAAGGAGTGA
- a CDS encoding primary-amine oxidase: protein MAHTLVTPEEVTRVREILVSSGLFTGTTRLAYLGLIDPPFPEVEEAPVNRRFRVQTVETSDDTSRDTVVSVSEGSIESTTVLDTSLAGELPVKDEDFGVVEELLAADDRWLAALDKRGLDVATVRVAPLSAGVFDYPGEAGHRMLRGLAFVQPTPEEPAWAHPIEGLLAHIDLTIGAVTDVEDFFVVDIPEESGDYTSEELTGPLRETQKPIVITQPDGPSFTVSDGNHVEWERWSLDIGFDMRDGLVLYNVCFDDVNPADPANPRRRRILNRASIAEMVVPYGDPSPVRSWQNYFDTGEYLIGQCANSLELGCDCLGEITYLSPTIADNDANPRTISNGICMHEEDWSILAKHSDLWTETSYTRRNRRLVISFFTTVGNYDYGFYWYLYLDGTIEFDAKATGILFSSGYLDDPSHTSEVAPGLGAPFHQHLFAARLDFALDGGPSRVEEEDVVRVPLGPDNPRGNAFTRQRTVLPTERQAIRDSDGTKGRAWVISNPESVNRLGQPVGYKLHPNGGPPLLADPESSIARRAAVMRHALWVTRYDESQKYPTSDFANQNPGIDGITDWIEADRDLDGQQDVVWHTFGLTHFPRTEDWPIMPVDSVGFTLRAEGFFDRNPALDVPEPTKAHGCCEGRDCDCGH from the coding sequence ATGGCACACACACTCGTGACACCGGAGGAAGTCACCAGGGTGCGGGAGATTCTCGTGTCCTCCGGACTCTTCACCGGCACTACCCGACTGGCATACCTCGGGTTGATAGATCCGCCGTTCCCTGAGGTGGAAGAAGCCCCCGTGAACCGGCGTTTCAGGGTGCAGACCGTCGAAACCAGTGATGACACGTCGCGTGACACCGTCGTGTCCGTGTCGGAGGGGAGTATCGAGTCGACGACGGTCCTGGATACTAGTCTTGCTGGCGAACTCCCTGTGAAGGACGAGGATTTCGGGGTCGTTGAGGAGCTCCTGGCTGCGGACGACCGGTGGCTGGCGGCCCTGGACAAGCGGGGTCTCGACGTCGCAACGGTCCGTGTCGCACCGTTGTCCGCAGGTGTCTTCGATTATCCGGGAGAAGCCGGTCATCGCATGCTCCGCGGGCTCGCCTTCGTTCAGCCCACCCCGGAGGAACCTGCCTGGGCCCACCCGATCGAGGGTCTCCTCGCCCACATCGACCTCACCATCGGCGCGGTCACCGATGTAGAGGATTTTTTCGTCGTCGACATTCCGGAAGAGAGCGGCGACTACACGTCAGAGGAACTTACCGGACCACTGCGGGAGACACAGAAGCCCATTGTGATCACGCAGCCTGACGGGCCGTCCTTCACCGTGTCTGACGGCAACCATGTCGAGTGGGAACGGTGGAGTCTCGACATAGGGTTTGACATGCGCGACGGTCTCGTCCTTTACAATGTCTGCTTCGACGACGTCAACCCCGCCGACCCCGCCAACCCACGACGTCGCCGGATCCTCAATCGTGCCTCCATCGCGGAGATGGTCGTTCCATACGGAGACCCCAGCCCGGTTCGGTCGTGGCAGAACTACTTCGACACGGGTGAGTACCTTATCGGCCAATGCGCGAACTCCCTGGAACTGGGTTGCGACTGTCTGGGAGAGATCACCTACCTCTCTCCGACGATCGCTGACAATGACGCTAATCCGCGGACCATCAGTAACGGCATCTGTATGCACGAGGAAGACTGGTCGATCCTTGCCAAGCACTCCGACCTGTGGACGGAGACCTCGTACACACGGCGTAACCGGCGACTGGTGATTTCGTTCTTCACCACTGTGGGGAACTACGACTACGGGTTTTACTGGTACCTCTACCTGGACGGAACCATTGAGTTCGACGCAAAGGCCACCGGGATCCTGTTTAGCTCCGGGTACCTGGACGATCCATCCCACACGTCTGAGGTTGCGCCGGGGTTGGGAGCGCCTTTCCATCAGCACCTCTTCGCCGCACGCCTGGACTTTGCCCTCGACGGTGGCCCCTCGAGAGTTGAGGAAGAGGATGTAGTGAGGGTTCCGCTCGGACCAGACAATCCCCGGGGCAATGCATTCACCCGTCAACGAACGGTGTTGCCTACCGAACGTCAGGCGATACGCGACAGTGATGGTACGAAGGGACGTGCCTGGGTGATTTCGAACCCCGAATCAGTCAACAGGCTGGGACAACCGGTCGGATACAAACTCCATCCGAACGGCGGACCACCCCTTCTCGCAGACCCGGAGTCGTCGATCGCACGTCGGGCTGCGGTAATGCGGCACGCGCTTTGGGTGACACGGTACGACGAATCCCAGAAGTACCCGACGTCCGATTTCGCGAACCAGAATCCGGGGATCGACGGGATCACGGACTGGATCGAGGCGGACCGTGACCTCGACGGCCAGCAGGACGTCGTCTGGCACACCTTCGGCCTCACACACTTTCCCCGTACTGAGGACTGGCCGATCATGCCGGTCGACAGCGTGGGTTTTACATTGCGCGCAGAGGGGTTCTTCGATCGTAACCCCGCCCTCGACGTCCCGGAGCCGACGAAGGCTCACGGTTGCTGCGAGGGCAGGGACTGCGACTGCGGACACTGA
- the paaI gene encoding hydroxyphenylacetyl-CoA thioesterase PaaI — protein sequence MSATTTLQTTAETILAPGVADDPAFDWVRGMFRDDRASQFLGITITTLSEGLCEGEFTLRSEMCNGHGNAQGGFLYAFADSLFAGACNAGGQPTVAAFNTMHYIAPGKEGQRIHGRAIQSDTWGRNGITDVELACDGRVIAQFRGTSRAVTLK from the coding sequence ATGAGTGCCACTACCACCCTGCAGACCACCGCAGAGACAATCCTCGCCCCCGGCGTCGCCGACGACCCTGCATTTGACTGGGTCCGCGGCATGTTCCGCGACGACCGCGCCTCCCAGTTCCTCGGCATCACGATCACCACACTCTCCGAAGGGCTCTGCGAAGGCGAATTCACCCTGCGTTCCGAGATGTGCAACGGACACGGAAACGCCCAGGGCGGGTTCCTCTACGCCTTCGCCGACTCCCTGTTCGCCGGGGCATGCAACGCCGGCGGGCAGCCGACCGTGGCCGCATTCAACACCATGCACTACATCGCGCCGGGAAAGGAGGGCCAACGTATCCACGGCCGCGCCATCCAGTCCGACACCTGGGGACGCAACGGCATCACTGATGTCGAACTCGCCTGTGACGGTCGTGTCATCGCACAATTCCGCGGCACCTCACGTGCCGTCACTCTCAAGTAG
- a CDS encoding cutinase family protein, giving the protein MRLNLSHRRRGMRSTVGAAAVAVAVAVVSAPVASAVGFSTGVVATPAIPRCEPDIVVIVPGGGQSAPGMPDNLPVGAYTSDLGAMLETFGTSTTRTVAYNAVPFVSTAYTQIQADGIAKTRQLIAGTAAQCPSSTISLAGYSLGADVASRVAADIGHGRGPIDADRFGSAAVISSPNRGAGSVEGGTARGGEGVFGALPGGYGELADRVMDVCDSADYICNSDERTKNTRGRAEAITQMTALDQGLTGSSDIRGTDNRSMVAEVPFGLAPGQYAHVSSYGGNGGVNPAYGFLRSNF; this is encoded by the coding sequence GTGCGTCTCAATCTCTCCCACCGCCGTCGCGGAATGCGCTCAACTGTCGGCGCTGCGGCAGTTGCCGTCGCGGTGGCCGTCGTCAGCGCTCCGGTGGCGTCCGCTGTCGGATTCTCCACCGGTGTCGTGGCTACTCCCGCCATCCCCCGGTGTGAGCCGGATATCGTCGTGATTGTTCCTGGCGGCGGCCAGTCGGCGCCGGGGATGCCCGACAATCTGCCGGTGGGTGCTTACACCTCGGATCTCGGGGCGATGCTCGAGACATTCGGGACCTCCACGACCCGGACGGTCGCCTACAACGCCGTCCCGTTCGTCTCCACTGCGTACACGCAGATCCAGGCGGACGGTATTGCCAAGACCCGTCAGCTCATCGCTGGCACGGCAGCCCAGTGTCCCTCGTCGACGATCAGTCTCGCCGGTTATTCACTGGGAGCGGACGTGGCGTCCCGGGTGGCGGCAGATATCGGGCACGGACGGGGGCCGATCGATGCGGATAGGTTCGGCTCTGCCGCAGTGATCTCCAGCCCTAACCGAGGTGCAGGTTCAGTGGAGGGCGGCACCGCCCGCGGTGGGGAAGGGGTTTTTGGGGCACTTCCCGGAGGTTACGGTGAGCTTGCAGACCGGGTCATGGATGTCTGTGACTCTGCTGACTACATCTGCAACTCTGATGAGCGTACGAAAAATACGCGTGGCCGCGCGGAGGCAATCACCCAGATGACCGCTCTTGACCAGGGGCTGACCGGCAGTTCCGACATCCGTGGCACGGACAACCGGAGCATGGTCGCCGAGGTTCCCTTCGGATTGGCGCCGGGGCAGTACGCCCATGTCTCGAGCTACGGGGGCAACGGGGGAGTGAACCCCGCCTACGGGTTCCTGCGGAGCAACTTCTGA
- a CDS encoding TetR/AcrR family transcriptional regulator, producing MVETRGRNAYDRETVLRTCVEVFNRRGYEATSMGMLAKELGISKAGIYHHVASKEEILEVASDRALAGLESARRRCEALEGNWSEKLEYLLRESVRLAIDDRPYVALLLRLRGNSPVETAALGRRRELTRFVEDLMVHAQDAGEIRGDVDARLQARLQLGMVNSVVEWFDSEGKTGVGALQDNVVQLVFRGIAA from the coding sequence GTGGTTGAGACTCGAGGGCGTAACGCCTACGACCGTGAAACTGTCCTGCGTACGTGTGTCGAGGTCTTCAACCGTCGTGGTTATGAGGCCACCAGCATGGGGATGCTCGCCAAGGAGCTGGGGATATCGAAGGCGGGCATCTACCACCATGTGGCTTCCAAGGAGGAGATCCTTGAGGTGGCATCCGACCGGGCTCTCGCCGGCCTGGAGTCCGCCAGGCGCAGGTGTGAGGCGCTTGAGGGGAACTGGAGTGAGAAGCTCGAGTACCTGCTGCGAGAGTCGGTCAGATTGGCGATTGATGACCGACCGTATGTCGCGCTGCTGCTCCGCCTGCGGGGCAATTCACCGGTGGAGACTGCCGCACTCGGACGGCGGCGCGAGTTGACGCGCTTCGTGGAGGATCTGATGGTTCATGCGCAAGATGCGGGGGAGATCAGGGGGGATGTCGATGCTCGACTCCAGGCGAGGCTTCAGCTCGGCATGGTGAATTCTGTCGTGGAGTGGTTCGACTCGGAGGGTAAGACCGGTGTCGGGGCGCTGCAGGACAATGTTGTACAGCTGGTTTTTCGGGGGATCGCCGCGTAG
- a CDS encoding MFS transporter yields MPAPEPTSTAVPTDVRSPERRREERRVLAGTMVGTTIEWYDFFIYAQAAAFVFAPLFFEPVGSQSTLAQIFSWASLGISFLFRPLGAVIAGHLGDRYGRKLLLVLTLVGMGLATALIGLLPTYASIGVGAPILLVLLRILQGLSAGGEWGGAALMAVEHAPREKRGWFGAYPQIGVPLGLILATTFMMVLTSSMSDDAFLSWGWRIPFLSSIILILTGYVIRQSVDESPVFVEMQARKKEASAPLSSLFRHHWRGVVLAALIFAGTNAVGYMIIAFFSSYGTSQLGMTKTSTLVVALCGGAVWLVFTFLGGWMSDRIGRRMTFMIGYALLIVWLIPMWSLIDTGETGMFILAVVILGIALGPCYAPQPALYAEMFPARVRYSGTSIGYAIGSVIGGAFAPLIAQLLLDSTGQSWTIGLYLAIVCVISFLAAWAVPKSVEKGDLRV; encoded by the coding sequence ATGCCCGCGCCCGAACCCACCAGTACCGCCGTCCCCACCGACGTTCGCTCGCCTGAGCGCCGACGTGAGGAACGTCGGGTCCTCGCCGGCACGATGGTCGGCACCACCATCGAGTGGTACGACTTCTTCATCTACGCTCAGGCCGCAGCATTCGTCTTCGCGCCACTGTTCTTCGAACCCGTCGGATCCCAGAGCACACTCGCCCAGATCTTCTCCTGGGCGTCACTGGGCATCAGCTTTCTGTTCCGCCCCCTCGGCGCCGTCATCGCCGGACACCTGGGCGACCGCTACGGGCGGAAGCTTCTCCTCGTCCTCACCCTCGTCGGGATGGGGCTGGCCACCGCACTGATCGGGTTACTTCCCACCTACGCCTCCATCGGGGTCGGAGCACCGATACTGCTCGTCCTGCTCCGCATTCTCCAAGGACTGTCCGCTGGAGGTGAGTGGGGCGGTGCCGCCCTGATGGCCGTCGAGCACGCGCCGCGGGAGAAGCGGGGCTGGTTCGGTGCCTACCCGCAGATCGGTGTTCCGCTCGGCCTCATCCTCGCAACCACATTCATGATGGTCTTGACCAGCTCCATGTCCGACGACGCCTTCCTCTCCTGGGGATGGAGGATCCCGTTCCTCTCGTCGATCATCCTGATCCTGACCGGCTACGTGATCCGCCAGTCTGTGGACGAATCGCCGGTGTTCGTGGAGATGCAGGCCCGCAAGAAGGAGGCGTCCGCGCCACTGAGCTCACTGTTCCGGCACCACTGGCGGGGTGTCGTCCTCGCCGCCCTGATCTTCGCCGGCACCAACGCCGTGGGCTACATGATCATCGCGTTCTTCTCCTCCTACGGCACCTCACAACTAGGCATGACAAAGACATCTACTCTGGTTGTCGCCCTCTGCGGCGGCGCCGTCTGGTTGGTCTTCACCTTCCTCGGCGGGTGGATGTCCGACCGCATCGGCAGGCGCATGACCTTCATGATCGGCTATGCCTTGCTGATCGTCTGGTTGATCCCGATGTGGTCGCTGATCGACACCGGCGAGACAGGGATGTTCATCCTCGCCGTGGTGATCCTGGGCATAGCACTGGGCCCCTGTTACGCACCGCAGCCAGCCCTGTACGCCGAAATGTTCCCCGCCCGCGTGCGCTACTCCGGTACCTCGATCGGCTATGCGATCGGTTCCGTCATCGGCGGGGCTTTCGCACCGTTGATCGCACAGCTACTGCTCGACTCGACAGGACAGTCCTGGACGATCGGCCTGTACCTGGCGATCGTGTGTGTCATTTCCTTCCTGGCCGCCTGGGCAGTTCCGAAGTCCGTGGAGAAGGGGGACCTGCGGGTGTGA
- the smpB gene encoding SsrA-binding protein SmpB, with protein sequence MAKKSTPVDSGRKKGEKAAKSGKAGTKNGGPLVVATNRKARHNYRILDTVEAGVALVGTEVKALREGKASLVDAFATIDDGEVWLRNLHIPEYAQGTWTNHSPRRVRKLLLHRGEIDSLMGKVRDGNNTLVPLQLYFVSGRLKVELALATGKQDYDKRQDIKRRTEEREATRELGRRIKGIKG encoded by the coding sequence ATGGCGAAGAAGAGCACACCGGTGGATTCCGGACGGAAAAAGGGCGAGAAGGCCGCCAAGTCGGGGAAGGCCGGCACGAAGAACGGTGGCCCGCTCGTCGTCGCCACCAACCGTAAGGCCCGCCACAATTACCGTATCCTCGACACCGTTGAGGCTGGCGTGGCCCTCGTCGGGACCGAGGTCAAGGCGTTGCGCGAGGGCAAAGCGTCGCTGGTGGACGCCTTCGCCACCATCGATGACGGCGAGGTGTGGCTGCGTAACCTCCACATTCCCGAATATGCACAGGGGACGTGGACGAACCACTCGCCGCGTCGGGTTCGCAAGCTCCTGCTCCACCGTGGCGAGATCGACTCGTTGATGGGGAAAGTCCGCGACGGAAACAACACCCTGGTGCCGCTGCAACTCTACTTCGTGTCAGGACGCTTGAAGGTTGAGCTGGCGCTGGCGACCGGTAAACAGGACTACGACAAGCGCCAGGACATCAAGCGTCGCACCGAGGAGCGTGAGGCGACCCGTGAACTGGGTCGCCGGATCAAGGGAATAAAGGGCTGA
- a CDS encoding aldehyde dehydrogenase family protein: MTNLPTTLPPLPSSYDELLAAVSATADLGRPVYDPATGELISHAPVHGADVLDDAVTTARTAQKDWARRTDSERRDLLLRAADALEAVAEPLAELLSREQGKPLNGPNARFEVGGCQAWTRTAATTPLPEEVLVDDGETYATLAYRPIGVVGAIGPWNWPMLISIWQIAPSLRMGNTVILKPSENTTLSVLAMCHVINQVLPDGLLTVVAGDRAVGRLVPTHPGIDKIMFTGSTATGRKIAEGAAGTIKRLTLELGGNDAGIVLGDAFGADTSDPEVVAANDKVAEGIFWGAFINTGQTCAALKRLYVPDSIYDVVCESLVRVAAKMPMGVGLSEENVLGPLQNQNQFDIVDDLVKKAVESGATVLLGADPDYDAAGFFYPTTLISDIDGNNPLVTEEQFGPALPIIRYSTLDEAITEANRLNVGLGSSVWSADREAARTVAEQIEAGTTWINSHGTIDPRVPFGGIKSSGYGLEFGTEGLKHVAVPHVING; the protein is encoded by the coding sequence TTGACCAACTTACCCACCACCCTGCCGCCCCTGCCCTCCAGCTACGACGAGCTACTCGCCGCTGTTTCAGCGACTGCTGACCTGGGACGGCCCGTCTACGATCCAGCGACCGGTGAGCTCATCAGCCATGCACCCGTGCACGGTGCCGATGTTCTCGACGACGCCGTCACCACAGCGCGCACCGCACAGAAGGATTGGGCGCGGCGCACTGATTCCGAACGCCGCGACCTGCTCCTTCGCGCGGCCGATGCACTGGAAGCCGTCGCCGAACCGCTAGCGGAGCTGCTCTCCCGCGAGCAGGGTAAACCGCTGAACGGTCCGAATGCCCGCTTCGAGGTCGGTGGCTGTCAGGCCTGGACCCGTACTGCCGCCACCACGCCGCTTCCCGAAGAAGTCCTGGTTGACGATGGTGAAACCTACGCGACCCTCGCGTACCGACCAATAGGCGTCGTCGGTGCCATCGGCCCCTGGAACTGGCCGATGCTGATCTCCATCTGGCAAATCGCGCCGTCGCTGCGCATGGGAAACACGGTGATCCTCAAGCCATCAGAGAACACCACCCTCTCGGTGCTGGCCATGTGTCACGTAATCAACCAGGTTCTCCCGGACGGGCTCCTGACAGTCGTCGCCGGTGACCGCGCAGTCGGGCGTCTCGTCCCCACCCACCCCGGAATCGACAAGATCATGTTCACCGGCTCGACAGCCACCGGCAGAAAGATCGCGGAAGGTGCGGCGGGGACCATCAAACGTCTCACGCTGGAACTCGGAGGAAATGACGCCGGCATCGTCCTGGGGGACGCATTCGGCGCCGATACTTCCGACCCGGAGGTCGTTGCCGCCAACGACAAGGTCGCCGAAGGGATCTTCTGGGGAGCGTTCATTAACACCGGGCAGACATGCGCGGCCCTCAAGCGGCTCTACGTACCTGACTCCATCTACGACGTCGTCTGTGAGTCACTGGTCCGGGTAGCTGCCAAAATGCCGATGGGGGTGGGATTGTCCGAAGAGAACGTCCTCGGACCGCTTCAGAACCAGAACCAGTTCGACATCGTCGACGATCTCGTGAAGAAGGCCGTCGAATCCGGCGCGACAGTACTCCTGGGCGCCGACCCTGACTACGACGCCGCCGGGTTCTTCTACCCGACCACGCTGATCTCCGACATCGACGGGAACAACCCCCTGGTGACTGAGGAGCAGTTCGGACCGGCCCTGCCGATCATCAGGTACTCCACGTTGGACGAGGCGATCACAGAAGCCAACCGGTTGAACGTGGGCCTGGGTTCATCCGTGTGGTCAGCGGACCGGGAAGCGGCGCGCACAGTCGCGGAACAGATTGAAGCAGGCACGACCTGGATAAACTCCCACGGGACGATCGATCCCCGAGTTCCTTTCGGTGGCATCAAGAGCTCCGGCTACGGGCTTGAGTTCGGGACAGAGGGGCTCAAGCACGTCGCGGTGCCCCATGTGATCAACGGTTGA